TGGAGACGTGCTACAAGCTCTTTCGGCGCGACGTAATTCAGCGGATCGCTCCGCGGCTGCGCGAGAATCGCTTCGGCTTCGAACCGGAGATCACCGCCAAAGTGGCCGCGCTGCCAGAGATCCGCGTCCACGAGCGCCCGATCAGCTACGCTGGCCGCACTTACGCGGAAGGAAAGAAGATCACCTGGCGCGACGGATTCCGCGCCCTGTGGTGTATCGTGAAGTATCGGCGCGGGTAGCCAGGCCGCCCGACGCCTGCGTCGGTCTACTCGCGTTCGGCGTTCGAAGTCAAGTGCTTACGAATGGTTTGCGCGATTTGACTGGCGCCATAACCGTGTTCGACGAGCAGGCAGGGGATCTCGAACTGCTCGCACAACGGGCGCAGGCGCTGTTGCACGTCGTGTCCGATCAGCGTGCGAATCAACAACAGCAGGTGCAAGCCTCGGTTGCGAATGCGTTGCTCGAGCGAGTCGAGAATCGCGGGGCGAGACGACTCATACGTCTGCCAATCCAACTCGTCGAAATCGAAGACCCGCTGCAATTGCCGGCGCACATCCTCGCGGGCGACGCCGCCAATCATCAGCGCGGTCATGCCTTGGGTGAACGTGCGCACGTCGGCGCAACTGTCGATGAGCGGCTTGTCCTTGTCGGCGCCCGCCTCTTGCAGTCGCTCCAGGTTGCGTCGCAACGCGCGGAAGTCGGCGCCTTCGTTGATTAGTTCTTTGTACGGCATCACAAGTTCCAGGACTTCTTCGTCCGACGAACCGCAGACGGCGATGGCTTGTGAGACCAGTTCGCGGAATTCCTCGGCGCCTTCTTCCGGCAGGTTGAAGTGCGAGATCGCGGCCCGCAGCTCGTCGATCAATTGGCGACCTGTTTCCCGCGCGGCGCGGCGGCGTTCTTCTTCTTGCAGTTGTCGATCGCGCATTGAGCGTTCCTGGTCGGCGCGCCGATGCCTCGCTTCCGCCGAGGATTTGACCCGCTCCTCGGCGTCGCGAATGTAGGTGTCCCAATTCGTCTTGAAAGTGGGCTGGAACGCTTCGATGAAGCCCGGCTCGTGTTCCTTCGAGATGCCGACCAGCTTGCGAAACACGCGCCGGCTTTGCGCGTGCAGTTCCTCGGTCAGCTCCTTGGTCTGCAGCAATCGCACGCGACCGACCCAGACCATCAGTTGCGACATCTGCTCTTCGCGCGAGAGCATGTCGAAGTGCGTGGAGACGAGATCGACTTCCTTTTCGAGGGCTTCGAGCTGGCCTTCCGGAAAGAAGGTCGCGCTCATCTTCAACAGCCGGTCCCCTTCGGACAGCGTCGCGTCGGCGTCCGGCTGCAAGCGCTCGATCTCGGTGCGAACTTCCTCGTATGCCTTGCGCGCCTCGACCAGCACTTTGCGCGTCTCCTCTTCTTCTTGGAGCACGCCTTGCAATTCCTGCTCCGCATCGCGGCGGCGCTGCGCGATCTCGGCACGGGAATCGGCGACCAGCTTTTGCGCTTGTTCCCAGGATTCAAGATGGTTCTTGAGCTGGGCGATCTTCGGCAACAGTTCGTTCAACTTGGCGTCGTCAATGGCGCACTCGTCCAATTGTGGTTGCCGGACGCGCTTGATTTGCTGGGATCGCTCCGAGGCCACGCGATAAGCCTCTTGCGCCGTCGATAGTCGTTGCGTGGTTTCGGCTAGCTGGCGATTCAGACGATCCGCGCTGCAACGGGCTTCGGTGTGGCGAACGAGTTCCGACAATTGATCAAGCGACTTGGCCATGAAGATAAGTATCCTTGGTTGTCTATCAATGCGAGTGCCGCGCTAGGCGGTACGGTATCGGCCGCGTTCTCGCAACGGAAACGTCTCGGCCAGGCGACGCGCCTGACCGCCCTCAACGCTCATTCGCGCGCCGGAACCTGCCCTTCCGAGGCTGGCGCAGTTTGCGCCGCGTCCAATCGGCGCAAGCGGATGTTCCGCAAGGCGGCCGACGTTTGCCAAGAGGCGATGCCCAAGGGCTCGCTGGCTTGAACTTCCACGCGAATCGAAATCTTGTGCGACTTGATCTCGAAATCGACGACCTGCTCGTCGTCGATCCAGGCCGCGATCCGCTCCGGCGTAACGCGGAGTCGAATCTTGTACCATTTGTTTTTGTCAAAGCTCATAAACTTCGTCGTCTCATTCATCGAGGCGTCGAAGCGATCGATACTGGACAAACCGACGATGGTGCCGCCCCAACCGCCGACGATCAAAGAGCACGGAACTTCGCCGACCGGAAACGTCAGCCCGCAGAAGAAATCGGCGCCGTCGACGCGCATCGCCTCAAGTTCGATTTCATAATTGGTGCGCGGCAGTTCGCCGCCGTCCCAAGTGATGCCGGTCATGTCTTGACCGACGCCGAGCACGATTTGGCCGTCAGCGACTTCGACGCTGCCTTGTCCGGCGAATTCAGATTCCTTCCAACCGTCGAGCGACTTGCCGTCGAACAGCGGCCCGTCTTCCACAGGCTTGGTTTCCGCCTTTTCCGGCTCCGCGCCGCGCGCCGCGCGATCAAACGGCCAGGCTATGAATTCTGAAGCGCCGCCTAGGTTGCGCTCCGGAATCGGAAGGCAAGTGGTCCGGCAATGCGTGGGAGTCGAACCTAGTCCGATTAACGCGTGTTGCAAAGATAGCTTCAACACGCCAGCGGTAGACCACAGCATTAGGACCGAGAGCAGTACTTTGACGTAATGTCTCGAGGTCCAATGAATCCGCGTTAACATTTTTCCCCCGTTTGCTGGTCGGACGACAGCCCTCCCGACAGCACCTTCATATCATACACCACGCGTGTCATCTGAAAAGCAGTCGAGTTCCAACTTGCGACGCAACGAATCCAACCCCAGGCATCCAAAACGCTGCGCGCAACTCCGCTCACACCATCTTAGATCAAGGGCGCAGGATTAAACCCCCTATCTGGGTTGCGGGCGCTGAAGTTTCATGTGTTGAATGAGCGCAATTTAACCACGATTCACAGCTGCTGCAGAAATTCATAGTATCGCTGCGCAAAAAATAAGCTGGAGTCGGCCGTCAAGTCTTGGCGCCGGACTCGCGCTTAGCGAACACCATGCGGCCGGCGCTGGTTTGCAGGACGCTGGTCACGGCCACCCGCACCATTTGATTGAGTGCTTCGCGACCTGCCTCGACCACGACCATCGTGCCGTCGTCGAGATAGCCGATGCCCTGTCCGAACTCTTCCCCGGGCTTCACAATCCGGACTTCAAAATGCTCGCCGGGCAGGAAGATCGGTTTCAACGCGTTCGCCAAATCATTCAAGTTGATCACGCCGACGCCGTGCAATCGCGCAACCTTATTTAGGTTGTAATCGTTGGTTACCACCTTGCCGTCCAAGTGCTTGGCCAGCAGCACCAACTTGAGGTCGACCGGTTGCCCGGCGAATTCCGGAAGTTCCCGATCGTAGATCTGGAAATCGACCTCGGTGTTCGATCGCAACCGGTTCAGCACGTCCAGGCCCCGGCGGCCGCGCGTGCGACGCATCCTGTCGGAGCTATCGGCGATCGATTGCAGTTCCGCCAAGACGAAGCGCGGCATGATCAACTGGCTGTCCAGCACTTTCGCCTCGATCACGTCGGCGATGCGCCCGTCGATGACCACGCTGGTATCGAGCACGAACGGTTTGAGTCCCTTGACTTCTTTTGAGAATTCCACGTAAGGAATCAAGAAGCGAAAATCGTGTCGCGTTTGGATCAACAGGCTCACGCAGACGTAGCAGGTAATCATTGCCAGCACGAGCTGAGCCTGGTTGCGGACCATTTCCGAGAGCTGCAACGGCGTCAGCGCGAAGCCTCCCACATAGGCCAAGAACAGGCCCACAATCAGACCGAAGTAGACGGACGAAATGATGTCGAGTTGTTTGGTCCGGATGAAGATGTCGGCTGCGATGACGGCGCCCGCCAATCCGATGACCCCCAGGAACATGAGCCAGGGCAACCACAGGTTTTCTTCCGGAAGCACGCCGGAGCGAAGGATCGTCACGCCGACCGCCGCGGCCACGATTAAGAACAGGCTCCGTAGAATGATTAACGAC
This sequence is a window from Planctomycetia bacterium. Protein-coding genes within it:
- a CDS encoding DUF1080 domain-containing protein — translated: MQHALIGLGSTPTHCRTTCLPIPERNLGGASEFIAWPFDRAARGAEPEKAETKPVEDGPLFDGKSLDGWKESEFAGQGSVEVADGQIVLGVGQDMTGITWDGGELPRTNYEIELEAMRVDGADFFCGLTFPVGEVPCSLIVGGWGGTIVGLSSIDRFDASMNETTKFMSFDKNKWYKIRLRVTPERIAAWIDDEQVVDFEIKSHKISIRVEVQASEPLGIASWQTSAALRNIRLRRLDAAQTAPASEGQVPARE
- a CDS encoding PIN domain-containing protein, giving the protein MSLIILRSLFLIVAAAVGVTILRSGVLPEENLWLPWLMFLGVIGLAGAVIAADIFIRTKQLDIISSVYFGLIVGLFLAYVGGFALTPLQLSEMVRNQAQLVLAMITCYVCVSLLIQTRHDFRFLIPYVEFSKEVKGLKPFVLDTSVVIDGRIADVIEAKVLDSQLIMPRFVLAELQSIADSSDRMRRTRGRRGLDVLNRLRSNTEVDFQIYDRELPEFAGQPVDLKLVLLAKHLDGKVVTNDYNLNKVARLHGVGVINLNDLANALKPIFLPGEHFEVRIVKPGEEFGQGIGYLDDGTMVVVEAGREALNQMVRVAVTSVLQTSAGRMVFAKRESGAKT